In Desulfobacterales bacterium, the DNA window ATAAGATTGCACATTTTTTATGGTGTAAGCATTCTATCTGGTATTTAATTTTCCCATTGCGGATACAGGAGGCTGATCTATGAAAGAGCTCGTACTAAAAATCGCACAGGCGTTAGTTGACAACCCGGATGCAGTGGAAGTCACCGAGGTAAAAGGACAGCAAAGCACCGTTCTCGAGCTAAGAGTGGCTAAAGAGGACGTTGGAAAGGTGATTGGAAAGCAGGGGCGAACCGCTCAGGCCATTCGCGCCATTTTAGGCGCTTCTTCCGCCAAAATCAAAAAACATATCGTGCTGGAAATTATCGAATAGCGCAAAAGGATCCCCGGACTCGATTCCAAGAACCACTCTATCCGTCGTGCCTGCCGGCTTAAAACCGGCATCTCAAGGCGGCGTTTATACTGTGAGCGTTTAGC includes these proteins:
- a CDS encoding KH domain-containing protein; this encodes MKELVLKIAQALVDNPDAVEVTEVKGQQSTVLELRVAKEDVGKVIGKQGRTAQAIRAILGASSAKIKKHIVLEIIE